In Thioalbus denitrificans, one DNA window encodes the following:
- a CDS encoding YfhL family 4Fe-4S dicluster ferredoxin → MALMITDECINCDVCEPECPNGAIYQGEEIYEIDPNKCTECVGHYDEPQCVAVCPVDCIPKDPDHEESHEELLEKYKRLTEEG, encoded by the coding sequence ATGGCACTGATGATCACCGACGAATGCATCAACTGTGACGTGTGTGAGCCCGAGTGCCCGAACGGAGCCATCTACCAGGGCGAGGAAATCTACGAAATCGACCCCAACAAGTGCACCGAGTGCGTGGGTCACTACGATGAGCCGCAGTGCGTGGCGGTCTGCCCCGTGGATTGCATCCCCAAGGATCCCGACCACGAAGAGTCCCACGAAGAGCTCCTGGAGAAGTACAAGCGCCTGACCGAAGAGGGCTGA
- the coaD gene encoding pantetheine-phosphate adenylyltransferase, translating into MNENTDRKVVAIYPGTFDPITNGHADLVFRAVRLFDRVVVAVAASGSKRPTFTLDERVRLAREALADLDGRVEVVGFDSLLADFVDVVGANVILRGLRAVSDFEYEFQLASMNRRLAPHVETVFLTPAEQYAFISSTLVREIASHGGDVSPFVHSSVVDALKGRLR; encoded by the coding sequence GTGAATGAGAATACAGACCGCAAGGTGGTGGCCATCTACCCCGGCACCTTCGATCCCATCACCAATGGCCATGCCGACCTGGTCTTTCGGGCGGTGCGGCTGTTCGACCGGGTTGTCGTGGCGGTTGCCGCGAGTGGCTCGAAGCGCCCCACATTCACCCTCGATGAACGGGTCCGACTGGCCCGCGAGGCACTCGCCGATCTCGACGGCCGGGTGGAGGTGGTGGGTTTCGACAGCCTCCTGGCCGATTTCGTGGACGTGGTGGGTGCGAATGTCATCCTGCGCGGCCTGCGGGCGGTGTCGGACTTCGAGTACGAGTTCCAGCTGGCGAGCATGAACCGGAGACTGGCGCCCCACGTGGAGACGGTCTTCCTGACACCCGCGGAGCAGTACGCGTTCATCTCCTCGACCCTGGTGCGCGAGATCGCCAGCCATGGCGGGGACGTATCGCCCTTCGTGCATTCCAGCGTCGTCGATGCGCTGAAGGGCCGATTGCGCTAG
- a CDS encoding tetratricopeptide repeat protein: MDRKMAEKMSEINHNSPAEEAAPDDLEPLRDAAAAGDARSQFQLGMHYANGEGVPLNYVLAAEWIGRAAAQDLAQAQSVLAWLHANGFGVRQDDQMAGHWYLRAAELGLASAQYTVAAMYRWGRYGAARDSTAMLGWYQRAAEQGLAPAQYALGQILAAGREVPRDPVAAFQWLTLAILNGSEAAKQALAELSEDMEPREIERAKREITGRLSR; this comes from the coding sequence ATGGACAGGAAAATGGCCGAAAAGATGAGCGAGATCAACCACAATTCCCCCGCGGAAGAAGCCGCGCCAGACGACCTGGAGCCCCTGCGCGACGCGGCCGCGGCCGGTGACGCGCGCTCCCAGTTCCAGCTCGGCATGCACTATGCCAACGGCGAAGGCGTGCCGTTGAACTATGTGCTGGCGGCCGAGTGGATCGGCCGTGCCGCCGCGCAGGACCTGGCACAGGCGCAGTCGGTCCTGGCCTGGCTGCATGCCAACGGCTTCGGGGTGCGGCAGGATGACCAGATGGCGGGGCACTGGTACCTGCGCGCCGCGGAACTGGGGCTGGCGAGCGCCCAGTACACCGTGGCGGCGATGTATCGCTGGGGCCGCTATGGCGCCGCCCGCGACAGCACCGCCATGCTGGGGTGGTACCAGCGCGCCGCGGAACAGGGTCTGGCGCCGGCCCAGTATGCCCTGGGGCAGATACTGGCGGCGGGCCGCGAGGTGCCCCGGGATCCGGTGGCGGCCTTCCAGTGGCTGACGCTGGCCATCCTCAACGGCAGCGAGGCGGCCAAGCAGGCCCTGGCGGAGTTGAGCGAAGACATGGAACCGCGGGAGATCGAGCGGGCGAAGCGGGAGATCACCGGCCGCCTGAGCCGCTAG
- a CDS encoding DMT family transporter, whose amino-acid sequence MRRIPVSPYLLLVLTTLFWSGNFVIGRAVRLEVPPIGLAFWRWALALAILLPFSWRLLARHWPVIRAHLPLLVVMGILGVTNFNTFVYLGLQTTTATNAVLLLSTTPVIIVGLSRLLHHEPVRPRQLLGIVLSLGGVLAIIARGDPQVLAGLSLAAGDLWVLAAVVSWALYSVLLQRRPAGLDPLAFLVFTIVAGVVTLAPFYLWESATGAVVRPSLVTLATVGYVAVFASILAFIFWNRAVAEVGPNRAGQFIHLIPVFGTLLSVVFLDERLHAYHLAGIVLIVAGIRLTTARR is encoded by the coding sequence ATGCGGCGCATCCCTGTCTCGCCCTACCTGCTCCTCGTCCTGACCACCCTGTTCTGGTCGGGCAACTTCGTCATCGGTCGTGCCGTGCGGCTGGAGGTCCCCCCCATCGGCCTGGCCTTCTGGCGCTGGGCGCTGGCGCTGGCGATCCTGCTGCCCTTCAGCTGGCGGCTGCTGGCCCGGCACTGGCCGGTGATACGGGCCCACCTGCCGCTGCTGGTGGTCATGGGGATCCTCGGGGTCACCAACTTCAACACCTTCGTCTACCTGGGTCTGCAGACCACCACCGCCACCAACGCGGTGCTGCTGCTGTCCACCACCCCGGTCATCATCGTGGGCCTGTCGCGCCTCCTGCACCACGAGCCGGTCCGGCCGCGGCAGCTGCTGGGCATCGTCCTCTCCCTCGGCGGGGTGCTCGCCATCATCGCCCGCGGCGACCCGCAGGTGCTGGCCGGGCTGAGCCTGGCCGCCGGCGATCTCTGGGTGCTGGCCGCGGTCGTCTCCTGGGCGCTCTACTCGGTGCTGCTGCAGCGCCGGCCGGCCGGTCTCGATCCGCTGGCGTTCCTGGTGTTCACCATCGTGGCGGGCGTGGTGACCCTGGCGCCGTTCTACCTGTGGGAGAGCGCGACGGGGGCGGTGGTGCGGCCCAGCCTGGTGACCCTGGCCACGGTGGGCTACGTGGCGGTGTTCGCCTCCATCCTCGCCTTCATCTTCTGGAACCGGGCCGTGGCGGAGGTGGGGCCGAACCGGGCGGGGCAGTTCATCCACCTGATCCCGGTCTTCGGGACCCTGCTCTCGGTGGTGTTCCTGGACGAGCGCCTGCATGCCTACCACCTGGCGGGCATCGTCCTGATCGTGGCGGGCATCCGCCTGACCACGGCGCGGCGCTGA
- a CDS encoding MBL fold metallo-hydrolase: MSRIRGLFAALALLASLPLAAAGLEVQPVAEGVYAIVGEMDQRSPENLGNNATFGLVITAAGLVLVDPGGTRAGAGQLHALIRTLSDLPVVLVINTGGQDHRWLGNGYWKAQGARIVASEAAVADQHARARDQINALWQLVGEAGARGTEPVYADETFGEALDLELGGVRFELRHPGPAHTPGDSFVWLPDRGVVFTGDIVYVERMLGVGAQSHSGRWLEAFEALAALQPAHVVPGHGHATDLAQARADTYDYLRFLRAAVRELLDAGGGMEEVGGIDQSRFDYLAVSDQIAGRNAQQVYAELEFE; encoded by the coding sequence ATGTCCCGGATTCGTGGTCTGTTCGCCGCCCTGGCGCTGCTGGCGTCCCTGCCGCTGGCCGCCGCCGGGCTCGAAGTGCAGCCGGTCGCCGAGGGGGTGTACGCCATTGTCGGTGAAATGGATCAGCGCTCGCCGGAGAACCTGGGCAACAACGCCACCTTCGGCCTGGTCATCACCGCGGCGGGGCTGGTGCTGGTGGACCCGGGCGGCACCCGGGCCGGCGCCGGGCAGCTGCATGCACTCATCCGCACGCTGAGCGACCTGCCGGTGGTTCTGGTCATCAACACCGGCGGTCAGGATCACCGCTGGCTGGGCAACGGCTACTGGAAGGCACAGGGGGCGCGCATCGTCGCCTCCGAGGCGGCGGTGGCCGATCAGCACGCCCGCGCCCGCGACCAGATCAACGCCCTGTGGCAACTGGTGGGCGAGGCGGGGGCGCGCGGCACCGAGCCGGTGTACGCCGACGAGACCTTCGGCGAGGCGCTGGATCTCGAGCTCGGCGGGGTCCGTTTCGAGCTGCGCCATCCCGGGCCCGCCCACACGCCGGGTGACAGCTTCGTGTGGCTGCCGGACCGGGGTGTGGTCTTCACCGGCGACATCGTCTACGTGGAGCGGATGCTCGGGGTCGGGGCCCAGTCCCACAGCGGCCGCTGGCTGGAGGCCTTCGAGGCGCTGGCGGCCCTGCAGCCGGCCCACGTGGTCCCCGGCCATGGCCACGCCACGGACCTGGCGCAGGCGCGGGCCGATACCTACGACTACCTGCGCTTCCTGCGCGCGGCGGTGCGGGAGCTGCTGGACGCGGGCGGGGGTATGGAGGAGGTGGGCGGCATCGACCAGTCCCGCTTCGACTACCTCGCCGTTTCCGATCAGATTGCCGGCCGCAACGCCCAGCAGGTCTACGCCGAGCTGGAGTTCGAATGA
- a CDS encoding NAD(P)/FAD-dependent oxidoreductase, protein MNRVTIIGTGFAALTAVRRLRSLDPQAEITVIAPRPEFVFLPSLIWIPSGMRQPEDLVLPLERFFARHRVTYHAGEATGLGEGGRMVLTSAGEVANDGLIIASGGRFLKKLPGIEHAITPCEGIPAAMAIRARLAELERGGTIAVGFASNPKEPSAMRGGPMFEFLFGLHRQLTREGRRDRFRLVFFSPAPEPGKRLGPQAVKRLLRAMEERGIETHLGHKMVRFEADRVVTEGGEIPADLILFMPGMTGNPWLDATGLPRSPGGLVQADAQCRVPDFERVYVAGDVGSFPGPEWMPKQAHMADEQARTAADNLKAELDGRAPGATFKVELACIVDSLDRGMLVVRTPRRNLMLPPSRFGHWAKRAMEWWYLRQFR, encoded by the coding sequence ATGAACCGCGTCACCATCATCGGTACCGGTTTCGCGGCGCTCACCGCCGTGCGCCGCCTGCGGTCGCTGGATCCGCAGGCGGAGATCACGGTGATTGCCCCACGGCCCGAGTTCGTTTTCCTGCCCAGCCTCATCTGGATACCCTCGGGCATGCGTCAGCCCGAGGACCTGGTGCTGCCCCTGGAGCGGTTTTTCGCGCGCCACCGGGTCACCTACCATGCCGGCGAGGCCACCGGGCTGGGCGAGGGCGGTCGGATGGTGCTCACCAGCGCCGGCGAGGTGGCCAACGACGGGCTCATCATCGCCAGCGGCGGCCGCTTCCTGAAGAAGCTGCCGGGCATCGAGCACGCCATCACCCCCTGCGAGGGCATTCCCGCGGCCATGGCCATCCGCGCCCGGCTGGCGGAGCTGGAGAGGGGCGGCACCATCGCCGTGGGCTTCGCCTCCAACCCGAAGGAGCCTTCCGCCATGCGCGGCGGGCCCATGTTCGAGTTCCTGTTCGGGCTGCACCGGCAGCTCACGCGCGAGGGGCGCCGCGATCGGTTCCGGCTGGTCTTCTTCAGCCCGGCGCCGGAGCCCGGCAAGCGCCTCGGGCCGCAGGCGGTGAAACGCCTGCTCAGGGCCATGGAGGAGCGCGGCATCGAGACCCACCTGGGGCACAAGATGGTGCGCTTCGAGGCTGATCGGGTAGTGACCGAGGGCGGCGAGATCCCCGCCGATCTCATCCTGTTCATGCCCGGCATGACCGGCAACCCGTGGCTCGACGCCACCGGGCTGCCCCGCTCCCCGGGCGGCCTGGTGCAGGCCGACGCCCAGTGCCGGGTGCCGGATTTCGAGCGGGTCTACGTGGCCGGCGACGTGGGCAGCTTCCCCGGCCCGGAGTGGATGCCCAAGCAGGCCCACATGGCCGACGAACAGGCCCGCACCGCGGCCGACAACCTGAAGGCGGAGCTGGACGGCCGGGCGCCGGGGGCCACCTTCAAGGTGGAGCTGGCCTGCATCGTCGATTCCCTGGATCGGGGCATGCTGGTGGTGCGCACCCCGAGGCGCAACCTGATGCTGCCGCCCAGCCGGTTCGGCCACTGGGCCAAGCGGGCCATGGAGTGGTGGTACCTGCGCCAGTTCCGCTGA
- the hemB gene encoding porphobilinogen synthase, which translates to MSEFSRGTAPFPRARKRRMRRDEFSRRLMRETHLLTDDLIYPMFVIEGNGQREPVGSMPGIERVSLDALLREAEELVALGVPAVALFPVTPAERKSADAREAYNPDGLAQRAVRALKTEFPQLGVMTDVALDPFTIHGQDGLIDDTGYVLNDATVEVLVRQALSHAEAGADVVAPSDMMDGRIGAIRDALEGDGHIHTRIMAYSAKYASSFYGPFRDAVGSAASLGAGNKYSYQMDPANSDEALHEVGLDLDEGADMVMVKPGLPYLDIVRRVKETFKAPTYVYQVSGEYAMLMAAARNGWLDERACAMEALLSIKRAGADGILTYFAKRVAGWLRES; encoded by the coding sequence GTGAGCGAATTCAGCCGGGGCACGGCCCCCTTCCCCCGGGCGCGCAAGCGCCGCATGCGCCGGGACGAGTTCTCCCGCCGCCTGATGCGCGAGACCCACCTCCTCACCGACGATCTCATCTACCCGATGTTCGTCATCGAGGGCAACGGCCAGCGGGAACCGGTGGGCTCCATGCCGGGCATCGAGCGGGTGAGCCTGGACGCACTGCTGCGCGAGGCCGAGGAGCTGGTGGCCCTGGGCGTGCCGGCGGTGGCCCTGTTCCCGGTCACGCCCGCCGAGCGCAAGAGCGCCGATGCGCGCGAGGCCTACAATCCCGACGGGCTGGCGCAGCGGGCCGTGCGGGCCCTGAAGACGGAGTTCCCCCAGCTCGGCGTCATGACCGACGTGGCGCTGGACCCGTTCACCATCCACGGGCAGGACGGCCTCATCGACGACACCGGCTACGTCCTCAACGACGCGACCGTGGAAGTGCTGGTGCGCCAGGCGCTCTCCCATGCCGAGGCCGGCGCCGACGTGGTGGCCCCCTCGGACATGATGGACGGCCGCATCGGGGCCATCCGCGACGCGCTGGAGGGCGACGGGCACATCCACACCCGTATCATGGCCTACTCGGCCAAGTATGCCTCCAGCTTCTACGGCCCGTTCCGGGACGCGGTGGGCTCGGCCGCCAGCCTGGGCGCCGGCAACAAGTACAGCTACCAGATGGATCCGGCCAACAGCGACGAGGCCCTGCACGAGGTGGGGCTGGATCTGGACGAGGGGGCCGACATGGTGATGGTGAAGCCGGGCCTGCCCTACCTGGACATCGTCCGCCGGGTGAAGGAGACCTTCAAGGCGCCCACCTACGTCTACCAGGTGAGCGGCGAGTACGCCATGCTCATGGCCGCCGCGCGCAACGGCTGGCTCGACGAGCGGGCCTGCGCCATGGAGGCGCTGCTGTCCATCAAGCGCGCCGGCGCCGACGGCATCCTCACCTACTTCGCCAAGCGCGTCGCCGGCTGGCTGCGGGAAAGCTGA
- the ppx gene encoding exopolyphosphatase — protein MTEPAALRGGPAPEAEAGQTLAAIDLGSNSFHLLIAREADGALQVLDRLREMVQLGAGLDARRNLTPVAMERALACLERFGQRLRGMPPGTVRAVGTNTLRMAHNGAQFIGAAQRALGHPIEVIAGREEARLIYLGVAHSLADDAGRRLVMDIGGGSTEFIIGERFETAETESLHMGCVSYTLAHFADDALSRANLDRAVLAARQELQAIEQRYRRLGWESVAGASGTIRSIQEVVLANGWSDDGITLASLKKLRKALIAQEAVSRLRLEGLRPDRAGIFPGGFAILLAAFESLGIERMRVSDGALREGLLFDLAGRIRHEDVRDRTIGALGRRLGVDEGQAARVESAALAGLEQVREAWKLHCAELADLLRWGARLHEVGLVVAHNQFHKHGAYLVANADLPGFSRQEQQLLAALVRGHRRKFPVAVFQHLAAEERRCAPRLCILLRLAALLHRSHSEVPLPDIRLRAEGRGLEVVFPEGWLDGHPLTRADLEQEAAYLRAARYRLSYQ, from the coding sequence ATGACCGAACCCGCCGCGCTGCGCGGCGGGCCGGCCCCCGAGGCCGAGGCCGGGCAGACCCTTGCCGCCATCGACCTCGGATCCAACAGCTTCCACCTCCTGATCGCCCGCGAGGCCGACGGCGCCCTGCAGGTGCTCGACCGGCTGCGCGAGATGGTCCAGCTCGGCGCCGGACTCGACGCCCGGCGCAATCTCACCCCCGTGGCCATGGAACGGGCCCTGGCGTGCCTGGAGCGCTTCGGCCAGCGCCTGCGCGGAATGCCCCCCGGCACGGTGCGGGCGGTGGGGACCAACACCCTGCGCATGGCCCACAACGGGGCGCAGTTCATCGGCGCCGCCCAGCGCGCCCTGGGTCACCCCATCGAGGTGATCGCCGGGCGCGAGGAGGCGCGCCTCATCTACCTGGGGGTGGCCCACTCCCTGGCCGACGACGCCGGCCGGCGGCTGGTGATGGACATCGGCGGCGGCAGCACGGAGTTCATCATCGGCGAGCGGTTCGAGACGGCCGAGACCGAGAGCCTGCACATGGGTTGCGTGAGCTACACCCTGGCCCACTTCGCCGATGACGCCCTCAGCCGGGCCAACCTGGACCGGGCCGTGCTGGCCGCCCGCCAGGAGCTGCAGGCCATCGAACAGCGCTACCGCCGCCTGGGCTGGGAGAGCGTCGCGGGCGCCTCGGGCACCATCCGCTCCATCCAGGAGGTGGTGCTCGCCAACGGCTGGAGCGACGACGGCATCACCCTGGCGTCGCTGAAGAAGCTGCGCAAGGCCCTCATCGCCCAGGAGGCGGTGAGCCGTCTCCGGCTGGAGGGGCTGCGCCCCGACCGCGCCGGCATCTTCCCCGGCGGTTTCGCCATTCTACTCGCCGCCTTCGAGTCCCTCGGCATCGAGCGCATGCGGGTCTCCGACGGGGCGCTGCGGGAGGGTCTGCTGTTCGACCTGGCCGGGCGCATCCGCCACGAGGATGTGCGCGATCGCACCATCGGCGCCCTGGGGCGGCGCCTGGGGGTCGACGAGGGCCAGGCCGCCCGGGTCGAGTCCGCCGCCCTGGCCGGCCTGGAGCAGGTGCGGGAGGCTTGGAAGCTGCACTGCGCGGAGCTGGCGGATCTGCTGCGCTGGGGCGCGCGGCTGCACGAGGTGGGCCTGGTGGTGGCCCACAACCAGTTCCACAAGCACGGCGCCTACCTGGTGGCCAACGCCGATCTGCCCGGATTTTCGCGCCAGGAGCAGCAGCTGCTGGCGGCGCTGGTGCGCGGCCACCGGCGCAAGTTCCCCGTGGCCGTGTTCCAGCACCTGGCCGCCGAGGAGCGCCGCTGCGCCCCGCGCCTGTGCATTCTCCTGCGCCTGGCCGCCCTGCTGCACCGCAGCCACTCCGAGGTGCCCCTGCCCGATATCCGGCTGCGCGCCGAGGGCCGCGGCCTCGAGGTGGTGTTCCCGGAGGGCTGGCTCGACGGCCATCCCCTCACCCGCGCCGACCTCGAGCAGGAGGCCGCCTACCTCAGGGCGGCCAGGTACCGGCTGAGTTACCAGTGA
- the rhlB gene encoding ATP-dependent RNA helicase RhlB, with protein sequence MNAETSTSTTSFASLDLPAPVIRGLDEAGFTHCTPIQAATLPHLLKGEDVAGQAQTGTGKTAAFLVAAFNRILRHPPDPQRRPNQPLAIMVAPTRELAVQIHKDAEQLGGHTGLRMGVVYGGAGYDTQRAMLVEGVDVLIGTPGRLIDYFKQKVYDLKAIQVMVLDEADRMFDLGFINDIRYLMRRMPPPEQRLNMLFSATLSFRVLELAYEHMNNAVTVRVEPDKVTADKVTQVVYHPANDEKIPLLLGLLKHMDPRRSIVFVNTKRVADRVYAYLEGNGIRAAVLSGDVPQRKRLKLLAEFQAGELPVLVATDVAARGLHIPDVSHVFNFDLPQDAEDYVHRIGRTARAGASGDAVSFACEDYAFSLPEIEAYIGHRIPAGALSEDLLIKPEPPIKLERRPRLDRRGRDGGGRRGDGRRGEGRRGEGSRGGSRRGESSAPAQDRPAKADGGGEGRKERPPRRRRRGAKPGTEPTQ encoded by the coding sequence ATGAATGCAGAGACATCGACCAGCACCACCTCCTTCGCCTCCCTGGACCTGCCGGCTCCGGTCATCCGCGGCCTCGACGAGGCGGGTTTCACCCACTGCACGCCCATCCAGGCCGCCACCCTGCCGCACCTGCTCAAGGGCGAGGATGTGGCCGGGCAGGCCCAGACCGGCACCGGCAAGACGGCCGCGTTCCTGGTGGCGGCCTTCAACCGTATTCTCCGCCACCCGCCCGATCCCCAGCGCCGGCCCAACCAGCCCCTGGCCATCATGGTCGCCCCCACCCGCGAGCTGGCGGTGCAGATCCACAAGGACGCCGAGCAGCTGGGCGGCCACACCGGCCTGCGCATGGGGGTGGTCTACGGTGGCGCCGGCTACGACACCCAGCGCGCCATGCTCGTGGAGGGGGTGGACGTGCTCATCGGCACCCCGGGCCGCCTCATCGACTACTTCAAGCAGAAGGTCTACGACCTGAAGGCGATCCAGGTGATGGTGCTGGACGAGGCCGACCGGATGTTCGACCTCGGGTTCATCAATGACATCCGCTATCTCATGCGCCGCATGCCGCCCCCCGAGCAGCGCCTCAACATGCTCTTTTCCGCCACCCTGTCGTTCCGGGTGCTGGAGCTCGCCTACGAGCACATGAACAACGCCGTGACGGTGCGGGTGGAGCCGGACAAGGTGACCGCCGACAAGGTCACCCAGGTGGTCTACCATCCCGCCAATGACGAGAAGATCCCGCTGCTGCTGGGGCTGCTCAAGCACATGGACCCCCGCCGCAGCATCGTGTTCGTCAACACCAAGCGCGTCGCCGACCGGGTCTACGCCTACCTGGAGGGCAACGGCATCCGCGCCGCGGTGCTCTCCGGCGACGTGCCCCAGCGCAAGCGCCTCAAGCTGCTGGCCGAGTTCCAGGCCGGCGAGCTGCCGGTGCTGGTGGCCACCGACGTGGCCGCCCGCGGCCTGCACATTCCCGATGTCAGCCACGTGTTCAACTTCGATCTGCCCCAGGACGCCGAGGACTACGTCCACCGCATCGGTCGCACGGCGCGCGCCGGGGCCAGCGGCGACGCGGTGAGTTTCGCCTGCGAGGACTACGCCTTCTCCCTGCCGGAGATCGAGGCCTACATCGGCCACCGCATTCCCGCGGGCGCCCTGTCCGAGGATCTCCTGATCAAGCCCGAGCCCCCCATCAAGCTGGAGCGCCGGCCGCGGCTGGACCGCCGCGGGCGTGACGGCGGGGGGCGCCGCGGGGACGGGCGGCGGGGCGAGGGTCGGCGCGGGGAAGGCAGCCGGGGCGGCAGCCGCCGCGGCGAGTCTTCCGCTCCCGCCCAGGACCGGCCGGCCAAAGCCGATGGCGGCGGGGAGGGGCGGAAGGAGCGGCCGCCGCGCCGGCGCCGGCGCGGCGCCAAGCCCGGTACGGAGCCCACCCAATGA
- the trxA gene encoding thioredoxin TrxA, whose protein sequence is MSDKIVHVTDTTFEQEVLKADGAVIVDFWADWCGPCKMIAPILDEIADEYNGKVKVAKLNIDENPGTPPKYGIRGIPTLMLFKEGNVEATKVGAVSKSQLAAFLDSNL, encoded by the coding sequence ATGAGCGACAAAATCGTGCACGTAACGGACACCACCTTCGAGCAGGAGGTGCTCAAGGCCGACGGTGCCGTTATCGTGGACTTCTGGGCCGACTGGTGCGGTCCCTGCAAGATGATCGCCCCCATCCTCGACGAGATTGCCGACGAGTACAACGGCAAGGTCAAAGTGGCCAAGCTCAACATCGACGAGAATCCGGGCACTCCGCCCAAGTACGGCATCCGCGGCATTCCCACCCTGATGCTGTTCAAGGAGGGGAACGTGGAAGCGACGAAGGTGGGAGCGGTCTCCAAGTCCCAGCTCGCCGCCTTCCTGGACAGCAACCTGTAG
- the rho gene encoding transcription termination factor Rho, with protein sequence MNLTELKKKSATDIIAIAESMGLEGASRSRKQDVIFSILKAHAKNGEDIYGDGVLEILQDGFGFLRSADASYLAGPDDIYVSPSQIRRFNLRTGDTIEGKIRPPKEGERYFALLKVNKINFEPPENAKNKVVFENLTPLFARDRLVMERGNGSTEDITARVIDLVAPIGKGQRGLIVSPPKAGKTMILQHIAQSIAANHPECYLIVLLIDERPEEVTEMQRSVRGEVVSSTFDEPAARHVQVAEMVIEKAKRLVEHKRDVVILLDSITRLARAYNTVVPSSGKVLTGGVDANALQRPKRFFGAARNIEEGGSLSIIATALVDTGSKMDEVIYEEFKGTGNNELHLDRRISEKRVFPAININRSGTRREELLTSPEELQKMWILRKLLHPMDELAAMEFLIDKLKQTKTNSEFFESMKRAG encoded by the coding sequence ATGAACCTGACCGAACTGAAGAAGAAGTCCGCCACGGACATCATTGCCATTGCCGAGTCGATGGGGCTCGAGGGGGCATCCCGTTCCCGCAAGCAGGATGTGATCTTCTCCATCCTGAAGGCCCATGCCAAGAACGGGGAGGACATCTACGGCGACGGCGTGCTGGAGATTCTCCAGGACGGCTTCGGCTTCCTCCGCTCCGCCGACGCCTCCTACCTGGCCGGCCCGGACGACATCTACGTCTCCCCCAGCCAGATCCGGCGCTTCAACCTGCGCACCGGCGACACCATCGAGGGCAAGATCCGGCCACCCAAGGAGGGCGAGCGCTACTTCGCCCTGCTGAAGGTGAACAAGATCAACTTCGAGCCGCCGGAGAACGCCAAGAACAAGGTGGTGTTCGAGAACCTGACCCCGCTGTTCGCCCGCGACCGGCTGGTCATGGAGCGCGGCAACGGCAGCACCGAGGACATCACCGCCCGGGTCATCGACCTGGTGGCGCCCATCGGCAAGGGCCAGCGCGGCCTCATCGTCTCGCCGCCCAAGGCCGGCAAGACGATGATCCTGCAGCACATCGCCCAGAGCATCGCCGCCAACCACCCCGAGTGCTACCTCATCGTGCTGCTCATCGACGAGCGCCCCGAGGAGGTGACCGAGATGCAGCGTTCGGTCCGCGGCGAGGTGGTGTCAAGCACCTTCGACGAACCCGCCGCCCGCCATGTCCAGGTGGCCGAGATGGTCATCGAGAAGGCCAAGCGGCTGGTGGAGCACAAGCGCGACGTGGTGATCCTGCTGGACTCCATCACCCGCCTGGCGCGCGCCTACAACACCGTGGTGCCCTCCTCCGGCAAGGTGCTCACCGGCGGCGTGGACGCCAACGCCCTGCAGCGGCCCAAGCGCTTCTTCGGCGCGGCGCGCAACATCGAGGAGGGCGGCTCGCTCAGCATCATCGCCACCGCCCTGGTGGACACCGGCTCCAAGATGGACGAGGTGATCTACGAGGAGTTCAAGGGCACCGGCAACAACGAGCTGCACCTGGATCGGCGCATCTCCGAGAAGCGGGTCTTCCCGGCCATCAACATCAACCGCTCCGGCACCCGCCGCGAGGAGCTGCTCACCTCGCCAGAGGAGCTGCAGAAGATGTGGATCCTGCGCAAGCTGCTCCACCCCATGGACGAGCTGGCGGCCATGGAGTTCCTCATCGACAAGCTCAAGCAGACCAAGACCAACTCGGAGTTCTTCGAGTCGATGAAGCGGGCCGGCTGA